One Brassica oleracea var. oleracea cultivar TO1000 chromosome C7, BOL, whole genome shotgun sequence genomic window carries:
- the LOC106306189 gene encoding arginine decarboxylase 2-like: protein MPALACVDSYAADVFIPPSPQPSSTAAAVDTWSPCLSSSLYRIDGWGAPYFFANSSGNISVRPHGSNTLPHQDIDLLKLVTKVTDPKQTGGLGLQLPVIVRFPDVLKNRLECLQSAFDFAVQSQGYESHYQGVYPVKCNQDRFVVEDIVRFGSQFRFGLEAGSKPEILLAMSCLCKGNNEAFLICNGFKDAEYVSLALMGRKLALNTVIVLEQEEELDLVIDLSHKMNARPVIGLRAKLRTKHSGHFGSTSGEKGKFGLTTTQIVRVVRKLSEACMLDCLQLLHFHIGSQIPSTSLLSDGVSEAAQLYCELVRLGANMKVIDIGGGLGIDYDGSKSGESDLSVAYTLEEYAEAVVASVRFVCERRSVKHPVICSESGRAIVSHHSVLIFEAVSTVNHQADRDDIQFLLEGDDYEEMYSAVMRGDQERCLLYVDKLKQRCVEGFKDGVLSIEQLASVDGLCEWVLKAIGGSDPVQTYNINLSVFTSVPDLWGIEQLFPIVPIHKLDQRPGTRGVLSDLTCDSDGKIDKFIGGESTLPLHELESGGGRYFLGMFLGGAYEEALGGVHNLFGGPSVVRVLQSDGPHGFAVTRAVPGQSSADVLRGMQHEPEMMFETLKHRAEEVMHTKGGGEGEDVDEFGNVAACLDRSFHNMPYLATEEVLSMSNSLSDAVSNLGFYYCDEDGFDYLSA, encoded by the coding sequence ATGCCTGCTTTAGCTTGCGTCGACAGCTACGCCGCCGACGTGTTCATCCCACCCTCACCACAACCTTCCTCCACCGCCGCCGCCGTCGACACGTGGAGCCCCTGTCTCTCCTCCTCTCTCTACCGCATCGACGGATGGGGAGCTCCTTACTTCTTCGCCAACTCCTCCGGCAACATCTCCGTTCGTCCTCACGGCTCCAACACTCTCCCTCACCAAGACATCGATCTATTAAAACTCGTCACGAAAGTAACGGATCCGAAACAAACCGGCGGTTTGGGATTACAGCTCCCGGTTATCGTCCGGTTCCCCGACGTGCTTAAAAACCGCCTCGAGTGTCTCCAGTCCGCGTTCGATTTCGCGGTACAGAGCCAAGGGTACGAGTCTCATTACCAAGGAGTGTACCCGGTGAAATGCAACCAAGACCGGTTCGTCGTGGAGGACATTGTGAGATTCGGATCTCAATTCCGGTTCGGTTTAGAAGCTGGCTCTAAACCGGAGATCCTCCTCGCTATGAGTTGTTTATGTAAAGGTAACAACGAAGCGTTTCTTATCTGTAACGGCTTCAAAGACGCTGAGTACGTCTCGTTAGCTCTTATGGGAAGGAAGCTAGCGTTGAACACTGTGATTGTGTTGGAGCAAGAAGAGGAGCTCGATCTTGTTATCGACCTTAGCCACAAGATGAACGCGAGGCCTGTGATTGGTTTACGAGCCAAGCTTAGGACAAAACACTCTGGTCACTTCGGTTCGACTTCGGGTGAGAAGGGGAAGTTCGGTTTGACCACTACTCAGATAGTTCGTGTGGTGAGGAAGCTTAGTGAAGCGTGTATGCTTGACTGTCTCCAGCTTTTGCATTTCCACATCGGCTCGCAGATCCCATCTACTTCCTTGCTCTCTGATGGTGTCTCCGAAGCTGCTCAGCTCTACTGTGAGCTTGTCCGTCTAGGCGCGAACATGAAGGTTATAGACATCGGTGGCGGGTTGGGGATTGACTACGACGGGTCCAAGTCCGGAGAGAGTGATCTCTCCGTGGCTTATACTCTCGAGGAGTATGCTGAAGCTGTTGTAGCTTCTGTTAGGTTTGTATGCGAGAGGAGATCGGTGAAGCATCCTGTGATATGCAGCGAGAGTGGGAGAGCTATCGTCTCTCATCACTCGGTGTTGATCTTTGAAGCTGTCTCAACGGTTAATCATCAAGCTGATCGTGATGATATTCAGTTCCTGCTTGAAGGTGATGATTACGAGGAGATGTACTCTGCTGTGATGCGTGGGGATCAAGAAAGGTGTTTACTTTACGTTGACAAGCTGAAGCAGAGATGTGTTGAAGGCTTTAAAGACGGTGTTTTGAGCATTGAGCAGTTAGCTTCCGTTGATGGGTTATGCGAATGGGTTTTAAAAGCTATTGGCGGGTCGGATCCGGTTCAGACTTACAATATCAACTTATCTGTTTTCACTTCGGTTCCTGATCTTTGGGGGATTGAGCAGCTGTTTCCTATAGTCCCCATCCATAAGCTCGACCAGAGGCCCGGGACACGTGGCGTCTTGTCGGATTTGACGTGTGATAGTGACGGCAAGATTGATAAGTTCATAGGCGGCGAGTCCACCTTGCCGTTGCATGAGCTGGAGAGTGGTGGTGGGAGGTACTTCTTGGGGATGTTTCTTGGAGGGGCTTACGAGGAGGCGCTTGGTGGAGTTCATAATTTGTTTGGTGGGCCGAGTGTTGTGCGTGTCTTGCAGAGTGATGGGCCTCATGGCTTTGCGGTGACTAGAGCCGTGCCTGGACAGTCCTCTGCTGATGTTCTTAGAGGAATGCAGCATGAGCCTGAGATGATGTTTGAGACGTTGAAGCACCGAGCAGAGGAAGTTATGCATACCAAAGGTGGTGGTGAAGGAGAAGATGTTGATGAGTTTGGTAATGTCGCCGCCTGTCTTGACCGTTCGTTCCATAACATGCCATATCTAGCGACCGAGGAGGTATTGTCTATGAGCAACTCTCTTTCGGATGCGGTCAGTAACCTTGGCTTTTACTACTGTGATGAAGACGGGTTTGATTACCTCTCTGCATGA